The following DNA comes from Cucumis sativus cultivar 9930 chromosome 7, Cucumber_9930_V3, whole genome shotgun sequence.
GTTGATTATCTAATTGATGGCATAATGTTCTTGAATATATGCTTCCATGAATAAGAGGGGttattttggaaattaaattcCTACCtactatattataatattatgtgaaaaaaagacaaattgCCTTATTTGTTGGATGATATTttccattataattatttattgtggcagaaaattttgacttcaccaaaaaaaaggaatatgGACATGCCCACTATGAGAAGTTCATAGAGCAtaaagagatgaaaagaacaaaaaaaaaccctaaattttttGCCACTCAATGTGGaggaatttaattattgagaTGTTTGAATGGAATTTCAACATGgtcttctagatatttatgactatctttattttttcattattatagAAGACATTTAGGACTTTTGAATAGATTgtgaatttattttgattgaatcAATTATAAggtaaagtaatttaaaactCTCCTTGCTttgctttaaaaaataaatataacaccAACATTTTTACCTAACTTTTATAGATTAGTCAAATTAGGTTAAGTTCGGTTTGAATTTTccacttttattttactaGAAAGGACCTGAATAGTTTAAGTTAAATCGATTATTTAGtgaaagtttttaaatttaaatcattttttttattaatatacaattcaaaccatttcaaaattaaaagtcattaacaaaccaaacaatcaaaatgaaacaaaagctaacaaatttttacaactaaaaacaaaatttattacatgcTTTGACtaggtgtaaatattttctcaaatattctatttttttacgATTTGGGTTTTAAGGTCAATGGTAAGGAAAAAAcgaataaaagaaaggaaagcaaaCCTAACCACGGCAGCCTCATCATCGATTCCGTACGCAACATTCAACCATCCTTATTCTGCCTTTGCTTTTTACTCACAACATTGTGGAACTCCGATCCCGGCCAAAAGCTTTTTACGCCACCTCACCTCCGCCGTCTCCACCACCCATTCCGATTCAGTAAGTTGCTAGTGgttaatttttctctaatgTTTCGGAAGCTTTTACGCTCATTTCCTAATTCAAGTTTTAATGTTTTAGATTATGTGGTTTGGCTTCCTCTCTGCTTTCATTTCTGTTTCCTATAGCTTTAATTTTCCCCTTATGTTTTTCCTCCGTTCTGAGTACTTCCCCCACCAGTCCTCTTCTGTGCTTTAGTTTCGAATCTCAGCTGGTTCTCTTATGATGCCGTGATTCGATTTTAGGggttttaccatttttttttattatataagatTAAACGATAGGGCTTCATTCGATAAAATTTGATTCAGAAATACGCTTTGAACCAACCATTAGATGCTTTGTTTCAACTCACGCGGCGCAGTTATGTATCCAGGAGTTTAACATCATGATTTAGTTCACGTTAATTGTGTTTAGGTCATTAATTGGTGCAGTTCACGATTCAAAAAACTCTATTACCTACCATACATGTTGAAATATCGATTTGGTTTTTGGACGGATGACTTTCGAGTCTCCAAGTTTACTGCATTTGTCCAATCTTCGTActtataagaataaaaaagatcaGTTCCGAATCAAAAACCTTTACTTTAACAAGATAAGGACAGTGTTCATATCCTTGTAAGAGTGAGATCAATTTAGTGAAGTCTTACTTGAATTTTAATGTGCTGATTTAGAAATAAGTTCGCTAACACTAGTTAAAGAAAATGCATTTCACCttatcatttgaaaatatatatcaaatttaaaggGAGATTCATGTTCTATCTATGATCTATTGACTTCTAGTATTGTGATGTAGCAAAACAATTTCGTGAAGTTTCATTGTTGGAGAGAGGTTTGGTTGCAATTTGAGAGTAAATATACTGAGATGGATTCTGAGGATGACTTCACATTTTGTCAGGcaagtattatttttatgctataaaattagtttttaagttttcaactCAATGATATGCTTCCTTCTTTGTATCGTTTAACCTTCTTCAGTTAGAAAAATGTTCGCAATCCAACCTAAGTTATATTATGGTTActgttatatgaatatattagTAGGTGGGTTTACCTGAAAGGAATGATAAAGAGGCAAAGGATCTTGCATCAGATATAGGTCATATTACCTTAAGAGATGAATTGGCAAATGGCACCACTAGTAGGACCCGCGTTGTTTGGAATGATAAATTGTCGAATGATATCACTTCCAGAAAGCAGGCAACAGTTGGTTCCTTGGATTTCAACGTGCTTGATATGTCTTATTCAAAACAATCTAGTACGTTGTCAACAGAAGAGGTGCCGAAAGATGCTGGAAAGGTTGTGAAGAATTCAGGAAAACAGGGGATTGCTGTGCGTAAACCTGCAGCCCGAAAAAAGGTTCCTTTTGAGAAGGGGTATAGTCAAATGGATTGGCTTAAGCTTACTCAGACCCATCCTGATCTTGCAGGTATTTGTGGAAATGATAGCTAGTTAAACTGCCTTGCATTTTGGTTTTATGATTTTTCCTAATCATATCAGCACCTCTATTATTCTTCTTGTTAATTATGgcaattttgtatcttttaatttggtGAAGAACATTTTTAGTCCAAAGGAACAATCCAACccttgaatttaatttttaataatctagctcctttaatttaaaagttgtaacaatttagtgaTTGTACTTTAATATGTAACCTTTTAATCTCTATCGtgaaaaaatctttcaaaatttagtgaTAGTGATGACCTGACCTTGGTAGTtcatcattttatttgatttcctATCAGTTTTTTGATCTACATATGTTAGAAATCATATTAAactttaacaatatttttcatggtagggattaaattattacaaagtTGAAACTGGAAAGTATGAGGACTAACTTTTTAGAAATTCTAAATTGAAAGACAAAATTTTTACTTCCAGGGCTTAAAATGGTTTTTAACCTTAAGTTTGTGACCCTGGCATCTTACCTTAATTTGATGTTCGTTTGGACTATTCAAGAGATAAATTGTTTGTGCTTGGCATGCTCAAGGTTCAGATAAGCTGCTCCCCACATTATGAACTTCACAGAAGTATCCACACAACATTTTTGAATTAATACgattgttatttttgttgcaAAATAGGTGCATTTTGTTGTTTACATGATTACTAGGTGGTAGGCTAATGCTATTAATTACCCCTTGAGAAATCGTGCGATTAATTTTGAGCATTGGTTCATGATTGTGGATCAGGATTGAAAGGCCAGTCAAATAAAAGGCTTATCCCTATGAGTGAAGTTAAAGAACATCGGACTGAGGGCTCCATGTGGACCGTTCTGAAAGGTCACGTGTATAATATATCTCCTTATATGAAGTTTCACCCTGGAGGTATGAACATTGTGCTAATTTTTTCTAcgttaaaacatttttagtgAACTTTGAATACATTTGATTGTAGTCAGTGTGCCTCAGAGGTCAGAGTTGATAAAGTAGCATAATTAGTTTGTGTCATGTTCATGAGTTACCACTCTTGCATATAACTcctaatattttatgtttaagaTGGAAAATTGGCTACAACATGTTATCCACGTCTTTGAAGGATGattattctctttcattcATCAACTAGGTAGCTTCTAGTTCTACTTATATATTGCTTGTCGCTTCTAGTTATTGTTTGCTATGATTCTTGAAATGCACCTTACATCATGGTTGAGAGTTATTAGAGTGCTTGGGTAGACCATTGACTCAGACTTCTTGACCTTTtgacaaacttttttattagGTGCTGATATACTTATGAAGGCAGTGGGAAAAGATTGTACATCTTTATTCAGTATCCTTGGAATTCTGTTCAGTTCTTTTGTTATAAAGTTTCACTTCTATTTTTATGGAATTCGGAAATGGTCAATTTGTTAAatcattttgtcatttttaaaatcactttaaaacatgcttttaatcattcaaaaccaattttattgacgttaaaattacatttaaaagtgaaaaactaaaaattaaattaatttggagtGATCAAATAGATCTTGAAGTGTTTGAATATGACAAAagtgattataataatttcagAATCATTCCCAAATACTACTGCCGATCTAacatttggttaatttttccTGCGACTTCCATCcgtttataataataaatcctTAATTGTGGCTGAAAAGTTGTTCTTAAGTAATCTTTAGATAAATATCACGCTTGGGTGAATGCTGAATTTTTGCTGGAGAAGTGTCTTGTTGGCACTTTGgatgatagtcattgatagtTTGTTGACATGTAGCATTCGACGATCGTGTCTTGATGGTGATAGTCATTGCTAGTTTGTTGACATGTAGCCTTCGACGATCATGTATTGATGGTGTATTG
Coding sequences within:
- the LOC101208776 gene encoding cytochrome b5 domain-containing protein RLF isoform X2, with the translated sequence MVRKKRIKERKANLTTAASSSIPYATFNHPYSAFAFYSQHCGTPIPAKSFLRHLTSAVSTTHSDSQNNFVKFHCWREVWLQFESKYTEMDSEDDFTFCQVGLPERNDKEAKDLASDIGHITLRDELANGTTSRTRVVWNDKLSNDITSRKQATVGSLDFNVLDMSYSKQSSTLSTEEVPKDAGKVVKNSGKQGIAVRKPAARKKVPFEKGYSQMDWLKLTQTHPDLAGLKGQSNKRLIPMSEVKEHRTEGSMWTVLKGHVYNISPYMKFHPGGADILMKAVGKDCTSLFIVLK
- the LOC101208776 gene encoding cytochrome b5 domain-containing protein RLF isoform X1, with amino-acid sequence MVRKKRIKERKANLTTAASSSIPYATFNHPYSAFAFYSQHCGTPIPAKSFLRHLTSAVSTTHSDSQNNFVKFHCWREVWLQFESKYTEMDSEDDFTFCQVGLPERNDKEAKDLASDIGHITLRDELANGTTSRTRVVWNDKLSNDITSRKQATVGSLDFNVLDMSYSKQSSTLSTEEVPKDAGKVVKNSGKQGIAVRKPAARKKVPFEKGYSQMDWLKLTQTHPDLAGLKGQSNKRLIPMSEVKEHRTEGSMWTVLKGHVYNISPYMKFHPGGADILMKAVGKDCTSLFNKYHAWVNAEFLLEKCLVGTLDDSH
- the LOC101208776 gene encoding cytochrome b5 domain-containing protein RLF isoform X3; protein product: MDSEDDFTFCQVGLPERNDKEAKDLASDIGHITLRDELANGTTSRTRVVWNDKLSNDITSRKQATVGSLDFNVLDMSYSKQSSTLSTEEVPKDAGKVVKNSGKQGIAVRKPAARKKVPFEKGYSQMDWLKLTQTHPDLAGLKGQSNKRLIPMSEVKEHRTEGSMWTVLKGHVYNISPYMKFHPGGADILMKAVGKDCTSLFNKYHAWVNAEFLLEKCLVGTLDDSH